Proteins encoded together in one Planctopirus ephydatiae window:
- a CDS encoding GlsB/YeaQ/YmgE family stress response membrane protein: MGMLSPELMLAIEQAAHEMLMWVGFGTLVGLCGKAIMPGKDPGGAVGTVCIGISGSVIGCGSLLLWDSSLRISPISISGFIAATAGAFALLLFYRILSNSYFIVEAVDGGDLNSGERVTYRRRRRTAA, encoded by the coding sequence ATGGGAATGCTCAGTCCCGAACTTATGCTCGCCATTGAACAGGCGGCCCACGAAATGTTGATGTGGGTGGGCTTCGGCACGCTGGTTGGGCTTTGCGGCAAAGCCATCATGCCAGGAAAAGATCCCGGCGGTGCTGTGGGGACTGTCTGTATCGGGATTTCCGGGAGTGTGATTGGCTGCGGATCGTTACTGTTGTGGGACTCGTCACTGCGAATCTCGCCCATTAGTATTAGTGGATTTATAGCCGCTACTGCTGGAGCTTTCGCCCTCCTCTTGTTTTACCGGATTCTGTCGAACTCCTACTTCATTGTGGAAGCGGTCGATGGCGGAGATCTCAACAGTGGTGAGCGGGTGACTTACCGTCGCCGACGCCGGACTGCTGCTTAG
- the dapA gene encoding 4-hydroxy-tetrahydrodipicolinate synthase yields MPRKGEQFAGLTVAIVTPFRNDRLDESALKKIIDFQIEAGTNCICPVGTTGESPTLTHEEHERVIALTCEHAAGRIRVMAGTGSNSTQEAIQLTKFAKSVGADGAMMVAPYYNKPTGEGFFRHFEAVAAAVDIPIILYNIPGRTAKNMEPETIARMAEIPSIVAIKEATGSMDQASRLLAETNLTVLSGDDSLTLPLLSMGGSGIVSVVGNIVPQDMLKLVAAWKAGKIAEAQAMHFKLFTLCRDLLGLATNPIPIKAAMKLLGRDTGELRLPMTPLGPSEEAKLVQTLKTYGLLP; encoded by the coding sequence ATGCCTCGCAAAGGCGAACAGTTTGCTGGTTTGACCGTCGCGATCGTGACTCCGTTTCGAAATGATCGTCTGGATGAGTCGGCTCTGAAGAAGATCATTGATTTTCAGATCGAAGCAGGCACCAACTGCATTTGCCCGGTGGGTACGACTGGCGAAAGCCCCACTTTGACGCATGAAGAGCACGAGCGTGTGATTGCTCTCACCTGCGAACATGCGGCTGGACGCATTCGCGTCATGGCGGGTACTGGTTCAAACAGCACACAGGAAGCGATCCAGCTCACAAAGTTCGCCAAGTCGGTCGGGGCCGACGGTGCGATGATGGTTGCCCCTTATTACAACAAGCCTACCGGTGAAGGCTTTTTCCGTCATTTTGAAGCGGTCGCGGCAGCCGTCGATATTCCCATCATTCTGTACAATATCCCCGGCCGAACCGCTAAGAATATGGAGCCGGAAACGATTGCCCGCATGGCGGAGATCCCGTCCATTGTGGCTATCAAGGAAGCGACAGGGTCGATGGATCAGGCTTCGCGACTCCTTGCCGAAACAAATCTCACGGTGCTCTCAGGAGACGACAGCCTGACTTTGCCGCTCCTCTCGATGGGGGGCAGCGGCATTGTATCGGTCGTCGGGAACATCGTCCCGCAGGACATGCTCAAACTGGTGGCTGCCTGGAAGGCTGGCAAGATTGCTGAAGCCCAGGCGATGCACTTCAAGCTTTTTACTTTGTGCCGCGATCTGCTGGGGCTGGCGACCAATCCCATCCCCATCAAGGCTGCCATGAAGTTGCTGGGACGTGATACGGGCGAACTCCGGCTGCCGATGACACCCCTAGGCCCATCCGAAGAAGCCAAACTGGTCCAGACTCTCAAGACCTATGGCTTGCTCCCATAG
- the arfB gene encoding alternative ribosome rescue aminoacyl-tRNA hydrolase ArfB, producing MDHPLSREQGEQDAGDVLRVTNRLLIPRSEFRWTYSRSSGPGGQNVNKVNSKATLHWPAMVSKSLPVELRLRLRHEFGNRLNNEGELVIASDEHRDQKQNILACEQRLVQILRTISIPQKVRRPTKPSKASNARRLQEKKHRANIRNSRRIDPT from the coding sequence ATGGATCATCCATTATCGAGGGAGCAGGGCGAGCAGGATGCGGGCGATGTGTTGCGCGTGACCAATCGCTTGCTCATTCCACGTTCTGAGTTCCGCTGGACATATAGCCGCAGCTCAGGCCCGGGCGGGCAGAATGTCAATAAGGTGAATTCCAAAGCAACGCTGCACTGGCCGGCGATGGTATCGAAATCGCTCCCTGTGGAGCTTCGATTGAGGCTGCGCCACGAGTTTGGAAATCGCTTAAACAACGAGGGCGAACTTGTCATCGCCAGCGATGAACACCGTGATCAAAAGCAGAATATCCTGGCGTGTGAGCAGCGGTTAGTGCAGATTCTCAGAACAATCTCGATTCCACAGAAGGTTCGCCGCCCGACAAAGCCTTCGAAGGCCTCCAATGCCCGCCGATTGCAGGAAAAAAAGCACCGCGCCAACATCCGCAACAGCCGGCGGATCGATCCGACTTAG
- a CDS encoding NAD(P)-dependent oxidoreductase, producing the protein MRFTVLEFATGKTRIGWIGTGVMGRSMVGHLMNVGYTATIYTRSPEKAADLISRGAQWAATPAEVAANSDVVFSIVGFPSDVREVTLGTKGALAGAAANTVLVDMTTSEPSLAVEIYQAAKAKHVHAVDAPVSGGDIGAKNATLSIMVGGEAEVVNALQPLFTVMGKTIVHQGGPGAGQHTKMVNQILISTGMIGVCEALLYGYKAGLDLNTVMQSVGPGAAGSWSLSNLGPRMIANNFDPGFFVEHFIKDMGIALAESRRMGLSLPGLALAEQLYLSVKAKGFGRNGTHALMLALAEMSDIDWRNRTVNS; encoded by the coding sequence ATGAGGTTTACAGTGCTTGAGTTTGCTACCGGAAAGACACGTATCGGCTGGATCGGGACTGGGGTCATGGGCCGCAGCATGGTCGGTCACCTCATGAACGTCGGCTATACAGCCACAATTTACACCCGCAGTCCGGAGAAAGCGGCCGATCTCATATCGCGAGGTGCTCAGTGGGCAGCCACACCTGCGGAAGTCGCTGCCAATTCCGACGTCGTCTTTTCAATTGTCGGTTTTCCGTCGGATGTCCGGGAAGTCACACTGGGGACCAAAGGTGCTCTCGCCGGGGCAGCGGCTAACACCGTCCTCGTCGATATGACGACCAGCGAACCTTCTCTCGCCGTTGAGATCTATCAGGCGGCCAAGGCGAAGCATGTCCATGCGGTCGATGCTCCTGTTTCCGGTGGAGATATCGGTGCGAAGAATGCAACCCTCTCCATCATGGTGGGAGGGGAAGCGGAAGTGGTCAACGCCTTGCAGCCATTGTTTACAGTCATGGGGAAAACGATTGTGCATCAGGGGGGACCGGGGGCTGGACAACATACAAAAATGGTCAATCAGATTCTGATCAGTACAGGGATGATTGGTGTCTGCGAGGCCTTGCTTTATGGATACAAAGCCGGCCTTGATCTTAATACGGTGATGCAATCGGTCGGGCCAGGTGCCGCCGGAAGCTGGTCGCTTTCGAACCTGGGTCCGCGCATGATTGCGAATAATTTCGACCCGGGATTTTTCGTAGAACATTTCATTAAAGACATGGGAATTGCCCTGGCAGAATCCCGCCGCATGGGTCTTTCCTTACCTGGCCTGGCACTCGCCGAACAATTGTATCTCTCAGTGAAAGCCAAAGGCTTTGGCCGCAATGGGACTCACGCATTGATGCTGGCACTTGCAGAAATGTCCGATATCGATTGGCGCAACCGTACCGTCAATTCGTAG
- a CDS encoding RuBisCO large subunit C-terminal-like domain-containing protein: MTSFSSPSIANGQPGPQLLSGLADDSSPNCKQDVFRVLYQLNCPTDSADAVARDIALEQTVEVPESLITDEVIWQNFAGQVVSVRSVSEHVQVASIEYHAHLASGHLAQLMNLLFGNVSLKPGVRLLDVEFPESFLSGLAGPKLGIEGLRSACGVWERPLLATAIKPKGSSVSQLAQIAGEFAAGGGDLVKDDHNLAESTFDAFRARVEACQQSVLSKTPPGQKCLYFPNLSGTLRDLERQAAFCVESGIRGVLVAPMIAGLETIRHLSESFPLAILAHPTMSGSFLQEGQGLSHAFWLSTMMRLCGCDGTVFPNTGGRFSFSQADCLSIADAARKPLGRLKSCFPAPAGGMSYTSLPGMAHDYGPDTIFLVGGGLLGYSENLADSTAAFRSRIEELFLTNQASQNSNPDPRGQYVSSCELPAAYPSGSQNSGIDAYAHGNEKSGISSSDSANSIVTQLLKFLPGYRWEKREVSVYKPNAGLPFAHVDRQELIGKFGESTAFDVRYFELAPGGYSSREKHFHTHVVIPVRGQGQLECQGQTFPLHHLDIAYVPPLAVHQLSNPTSEPFGFLCIVDHDRDAPMAP, encoded by the coding sequence ATGACCTCCTTTTCGTCGCCTTCGATTGCCAACGGTCAACCCGGGCCCCAGTTGTTGTCTGGGCTGGCCGACGATTCATCGCCAAACTGCAAGCAGGACGTGTTTCGAGTTCTCTATCAACTGAACTGTCCGACAGACTCTGCAGATGCTGTTGCCAGAGATATTGCACTCGAACAGACAGTCGAGGTACCAGAGTCATTGATCACGGATGAAGTGATCTGGCAGAACTTCGCTGGCCAGGTGGTCTCTGTTCGATCAGTGTCAGAGCATGTTCAGGTGGCTTCGATTGAATACCACGCTCATCTGGCGAGTGGACACTTGGCGCAGTTGATGAACCTGCTGTTTGGAAATGTCAGTCTGAAACCCGGGGTTCGATTATTAGATGTCGAGTTTCCGGAATCTTTTCTCAGTGGATTGGCTGGGCCTAAACTTGGGATTGAAGGTCTTCGATCAGCCTGCGGTGTGTGGGAACGTCCTCTGCTGGCGACCGCCATCAAGCCTAAGGGATCGTCTGTCTCTCAACTGGCACAGATCGCTGGAGAGTTTGCGGCTGGGGGCGGTGATCTCGTCAAGGATGATCACAATCTCGCAGAGAGCACGTTCGACGCCTTCAGAGCCCGTGTCGAAGCCTGCCAGCAATCCGTACTTTCGAAGACTCCACCAGGACAAAAGTGCCTTTACTTTCCTAATCTTTCCGGGACGCTGCGCGATCTGGAACGGCAGGCAGCGTTTTGTGTGGAATCCGGCATTCGGGGTGTCCTTGTGGCCCCTATGATTGCCGGTCTCGAAACCATCCGCCATCTGTCGGAATCTTTTCCTTTGGCGATTCTGGCCCATCCGACAATGTCGGGTTCGTTCCTGCAGGAAGGGCAGGGCCTATCGCATGCGTTCTGGCTTTCGACCATGATGCGTTTGTGTGGTTGTGATGGAACTGTGTTCCCCAATACGGGAGGAAGGTTTTCCTTCTCACAGGCAGATTGTCTGTCGATCGCAGACGCGGCGCGAAAACCTCTCGGAAGATTGAAGAGTTGCTTCCCGGCACCGGCGGGAGGCATGTCGTATACATCGCTTCCGGGAATGGCTCATGACTACGGCCCGGACACGATCTTTCTGGTGGGAGGCGGATTACTCGGTTACTCAGAAAATCTCGCAGACAGCACGGCGGCATTTCGCTCCAGAATCGAAGAGCTGTTCCTCACGAATCAAGCGTCTCAGAATTCCAATCCGGATCCTCGTGGCCAATATGTTTCTTCGTGTGAACTGCCAGCAGCGTATCCATCAGGATCTCAAAATTCTGGCATCGACGCGTATGCTCATGGAAATGAAAAGTCAGGAATCTCGTCTTCAGATTCTGCCAATTCGATCGTGACTCAACTGCTCAAGTTTCTGCCCGGGTATCGTTGGGAAAAACGTGAAGTTTCGGTTTACAAACCCAATGCGGGTCTGCCATTTGCGCATGTGGATCGACAGGAGCTGATTGGAAAGTTTGGAGAGTCAACGGCATTTGATGTGCGATACTTCGAACTGGCACCCGGTGGCTATTCGAGTCGTGAAAAGCATTTCCATACGCATGTAGTGATTCCTGTTCGCGGTCAGGGTCAACTGGAATGCCAGGGTCAGACTTTCCCTTTGCACCACCTGGATATTGCTTACGTTCCGCCTCTGGCTGTGCATCAATTGTCCAATCCAACCAGTGAACCATTTGGTTTTCTGTGCATTGTTGATCATGATCGTGATGCACCGATGGCTCCTTAA
- a CDS encoding FdhF/YdeP family oxidoreductase: MRKITTGGGWPAVLYTLRKAREMGGFWKMWQAMRSRNACKTCALGMGGQKGGMVNEAGSFPEVCKKSLQAMASDLQAGIRSDFWQKYSIGQLKSLSPRELEYCGRLVEPVIHEAGKSHYRPISWEDAFARIAERLKSVQPDETFWYFSGRSSNEAGFLLQLFARIYGTNNINNCSFYCHQASGVGLTSVLGTGTATITLEDVEHADCIFLIGGNPASNHPRLMSTLKHIRRRGGEVIVINPVIETGLVNFSVPSDPWSLLFGTKIASLYVQPQIGGDLALLTGIAKKILELGQYDPAFLTTACDGWSEWKQHLESIHWSEICEKSGVGIDEIHAIARRYAKSKNTVFAWTMGITHHAHGVENVEAIANLALMRGMVGRPHAGLMPIRGHSNIQGMGTVGVTPKLKDVIFERLQSTFQISLPQTPGRDTMACMDGSLNRELKFGFCLGGNLFGSNPDASYAAKSLSKLDQIVYLSTTLNTGHAHGLAQETIILPVLARDEEPEPTTQESMFNYMRLSDGGSPRHTGPLSEIHVIAEIAQRVLQRSGPIDWNEMKSAQKIRESLAKVVPGLESLATIGETKQEFQIPGRTFHTPTFPTPSGRAQIKCHELPSLMGAPGEFRLMTIRSEGQFNTVVYEDYDLYRNIDRRDVILMHPEDLQLAGLFDDQRVVVKSAAGEMVGIRTRAFKNIRPGNVMMYYPEANILVPRSLDPRSKTPAFKAIPVTIKAL; the protein is encoded by the coding sequence ATGCGAAAAATTACCACGGGAGGCGGTTGGCCCGCAGTGCTTTACACTCTTCGCAAAGCCCGCGAAATGGGTGGCTTCTGGAAGATGTGGCAGGCGATGAGATCTAGAAATGCCTGCAAAACCTGTGCATTGGGCATGGGCGGCCAGAAAGGGGGCATGGTCAATGAAGCCGGGTCGTTCCCTGAAGTCTGCAAAAAATCGCTCCAGGCCATGGCATCGGACCTGCAGGCCGGCATTCGTTCGGATTTCTGGCAGAAATACAGTATTGGTCAACTGAAATCCCTCTCGCCGCGAGAACTGGAATACTGTGGCCGACTCGTCGAACCTGTGATCCATGAAGCGGGCAAAAGCCATTATCGCCCCATCAGTTGGGAAGATGCATTTGCCAGAATTGCTGAACGCCTGAAATCGGTTCAACCGGATGAAACCTTCTGGTACTTCAGTGGCCGCAGTTCGAACGAGGCCGGTTTTTTGCTCCAGCTCTTTGCCCGCATTTACGGCACAAACAACATCAACAATTGCAGTTTTTATTGCCACCAGGCCAGTGGTGTGGGTCTGACCAGCGTGCTCGGCACAGGGACAGCCACCATCACGCTGGAAGATGTCGAACATGCCGACTGTATCTTTCTCATCGGTGGCAACCCGGCCAGCAATCATCCGCGGTTGATGTCCACACTCAAGCACATTCGTCGCCGTGGTGGCGAGGTGATCGTCATTAACCCGGTCATCGAAACCGGGCTGGTCAACTTCAGTGTCCCCAGTGATCCCTGGAGCCTGCTCTTTGGTACCAAAATCGCTTCGCTGTATGTTCAGCCACAAATTGGCGGAGACCTGGCTCTACTTACAGGGATTGCCAAAAAAATCCTGGAACTGGGCCAGTACGATCCTGCATTTCTCACCACGGCCTGTGATGGCTGGAGCGAGTGGAAGCAGCATCTCGAATCGATTCACTGGAGCGAAATCTGCGAAAAATCGGGGGTTGGCATCGATGAGATTCATGCCATCGCCAGACGATATGCCAAGTCCAAAAACACGGTCTTCGCCTGGACCATGGGCATCACTCACCATGCACACGGGGTGGAAAACGTTGAGGCCATTGCCAATCTGGCCCTCATGCGCGGCATGGTGGGAAGACCTCATGCCGGCCTGATGCCCATCCGCGGACATTCCAATATTCAAGGCATGGGGACGGTCGGTGTCACACCCAAACTCAAAGATGTCATTTTTGAACGACTCCAATCGACCTTTCAGATTTCTCTCCCACAAACTCCCGGGCGGGACACGATGGCCTGCATGGATGGCTCGCTGAATAGAGAACTCAAGTTCGGCTTCTGCCTGGGGGGAAATCTCTTTGGGTCGAATCCTGATGCCTCCTACGCCGCGAAATCGCTCTCGAAACTCGATCAGATCGTTTATCTGAGCACCACACTCAACACCGGACATGCCCATGGTCTGGCTCAGGAAACCATCATCCTCCCGGTGCTGGCACGCGATGAAGAACCTGAACCCACAACTCAGGAATCAATGTTCAATTACATGCGACTGAGCGATGGGGGATCGCCTCGACATACCGGCCCACTATCGGAAATTCATGTGATTGCCGAGATCGCCCAAAGAGTTCTGCAGAGGTCGGGCCCGATCGACTGGAACGAAATGAAAAGCGCCCAGAAGATCCGTGAATCCCTGGCGAAAGTCGTGCCTGGTCTCGAATCCCTAGCGACGATTGGCGAAACAAAACAGGAGTTTCAGATTCCTGGCCGCACCTTTCACACCCCCACTTTTCCGACGCCCAGCGGCCGCGCACAGATCAAATGTCACGAGCTTCCTTCTCTGATGGGGGCACCCGGTGAATTCCGATTGATGACAATCCGCAGCGAAGGCCAATTCAATACCGTGGTTTACGAAGATTACGACCTGTATCGCAACATCGACCGCCGTGATGTGATTCTCATGCACCCTGAAGATCTTCAGTTGGCTGGCCTGTTCGACGACCAGCGAGTGGTCGTGAAAAGTGCTGCTGGCGAGATGGTGGGTATTCGCACAAGGGCCTTCAAAAATATTCGCCCCGGGAATGTCATGATGTACTACCCGGAGGCCAATATCCTTGTTCCACGCAGTCTCGATCCGCGCAGCAAAACTCCAGCCTTTAAGGCCATTCCTGTGACAATTAAGGCCTTGTGA
- a CDS encoding ATPase, T2SS/T4P/T4SS family, translating into MIFGMFGKKPADQGGGEDHDEDEEIELVSFQGALNGKSADLQANAKLAQIGLIPAKEFVTDALSRRAEMVRIDIKGERAQSTISVDGVVYAGSRMPRPQAVAITQIMKLLAGLDPKNKATTQQGGLKSDYEGHPWEISVETTPQAEGVERLTLRFRDLKAKLNTLDELGFPGIVRQKIREKTPNRKGLVIIAGPPGSGVTTTTFATIRGIDMYMYSCMSVANLGSREIINCTKFESQEGDSIVQTIARVQRAEADVLFVDPIKDAEYAKTLVDNCDTLTLMAEMPAKDAASAVAQLCAWVGDSAKVADAIQLVISSKLIRQLCEECKEAFRPNPKLLAKVGLPPETKVLYKKGEASVDEKTGQEGEPCGKCGGIGYYGRVAMLEMLEGTEEMKEVIKQSPTADAIKAQMRKEGMQTLQKDGLRLVVEGKTSLEELQRTFSSGNPQ; encoded by the coding sequence ATGATTTTCGGCATGTTCGGCAAAAAACCCGCAGACCAGGGTGGGGGTGAAGATCATGACGAAGATGAAGAAATTGAACTGGTCTCATTTCAGGGGGCCCTCAATGGAAAATCAGCCGATCTGCAAGCCAATGCCAAGCTGGCCCAGATTGGTTTGATTCCCGCCAAAGAGTTCGTAACCGATGCACTTTCGCGCCGAGCCGAAATGGTTCGTATCGATATTAAAGGGGAGCGGGCTCAATCGACAATTTCGGTGGATGGAGTCGTTTACGCGGGCTCCCGCATGCCCAGGCCACAGGCCGTTGCCATTACTCAGATTATGAAACTTCTGGCTGGGCTAGACCCCAAAAACAAAGCCACGACTCAACAGGGCGGTCTCAAAAGTGACTACGAAGGCCACCCGTGGGAAATCTCTGTGGAAACGACTCCTCAGGCGGAAGGTGTCGAGAGGTTGACACTTCGATTTCGCGACTTGAAAGCCAAGCTCAACACGCTCGACGAACTGGGCTTTCCAGGCATTGTCCGTCAGAAGATTCGCGAAAAAACACCCAATCGAAAAGGTCTCGTGATTATCGCCGGCCCTCCCGGCAGTGGTGTCACAACCACAACCTTTGCCACCATTCGCGGCATCGACATGTACATGTACTCATGCATGTCCGTTGCCAATCTGGGCTCTCGCGAAATTATCAACTGCACGAAGTTCGAAAGCCAGGAAGGGGACTCGATCGTGCAAACGATCGCTCGTGTCCAACGGGCCGAGGCGGATGTTCTCTTCGTCGATCCGATTAAAGATGCCGAATACGCGAAAACCCTGGTGGATAACTGCGATACTTTGACTCTGATGGCAGAAATGCCTGCCAAAGACGCCGCTTCTGCCGTGGCACAACTTTGTGCGTGGGTCGGTGATTCCGCCAAAGTGGCCGATGCCATCCAGTTGGTCATCAGCTCAAAACTCATCCGGCAATTGTGCGAAGAATGCAAAGAAGCTTTTCGCCCTAACCCTAAGCTTCTGGCAAAAGTCGGACTCCCTCCCGAAACTAAGGTGCTTTACAAAAAGGGTGAAGCTTCTGTCGATGAAAAGACCGGGCAGGAAGGCGAACCTTGTGGAAAATGTGGCGGTATTGGCTATTACGGCCGGGTCGCCATGCTTGAAATGCTCGAAGGGACTGAGGAGATGAAGGAGGTCATCAAGCAGTCCCCCACTGCCGACGCCATTAAAGCTCAGATGCGGAAAGAGGGAATGCAGACCCTCCAGAAAGATGGTCTGCGTCTGGTGGTTGAAGGCAAAACCTCCCTGGAAGAACTCCAGCGAACCTTCAGCTCTGGCAACCCGCAGTAA